GTTGGTGTTAAAAATGTCGTAAGTCGCCGGACTGCCCCCGGCCCCGGCCAGGTAGTTCATCAACACCGAAGCAAAGCGGTTCAATTCCCCGTTGTTGGCAAAGGCGGTTCCGGCCAGCGCGTTGGGGAGCAGGGCCGACGGTTTGGCCGTTGGCGAGTTGTTCGGCGATACGTTGATGTTATCAACGAAGCCACCGCAGGCACCCATGGTCAGCAGAATGGGCACCAGCAGAAATTTTTTATAGTTTGAAAAGTTCATTGTCAGCGAAAAAATAAGATTCGTTAAAACGTAAACCGCAGATTGACCCCGTAATTCCGGGTGTTGGGCGCGCCGTTCAGGTCAAGCCCCTGAATGTTTCCAGCCCCTTGCGTATTGACCTCCGGGTCCATGTAATAATTGGGTGCGAAGTAGTAGAGGTTGCGGCCGCTGATGCCCACCGAAATGCCCCCGAAAGGCGTTTTGCCGATTAACCGGGTGGGCAGGCTGTACGTCAGGGCTACTTCGCGAAGCCGGTAAACCGTTGCGTCGAACACGGCGGCTTCGGACGCCAGCCCGCCGAGGTTGGCCCAGTAGGTTTGCGCACTCACCTGGATGTTGTTGGGAACGTACGATTTAGAACCGTCGGTGTTGGTAACTTCAATCACCCCCGGCAGAACGCGTGGCTGATCCCGGTCGATGCCCGTAACCTCCAGGTGTCCCTGACCCCGTAAATCGATGGCGCCGAACGAATAAAGCTGGCCCCCCTGACGCGTATCCACCAGCACCGAAAGCGACAATCCCTTGTAACCGAAGGTATTTGTCAAACCGGCGGTCCAGTTCGGGTTGGGGTTGGCAATGACCTGCCCCGCAATCCCCGGCACGAACAGACCGGTATTGGGATTGATCAGGTATTCCCCCTGCGGGCTGCGGGCGTTGGCCGTTCCGACAATCACCCCGTAGGGCTGCCCCAGTACGATAGATGGGTTGATGCCAATAAACGCATCACCGGTAATGGGCGATTGGGTAACCCCCGGCGCGATTTCCTCCACTTTGTTGCGAATCCGGGTGAAGTTCAGGACCAGGTCCCATTTGAAACCGTTGGCGAGCCGAACCGGCGTGGTGTTGAGCACCAGTTCAATACCGCGGTTGCGCATCGAACCGACGTTGACCGTCCGGGTGTCGTAACCGCTGGAATTGGATACCGAAGCGTTGAAAATCTGGTTGGTGCTCCGGCTGTCGAAATAAGCAAAATCAATACTTGCCCGGTTGCGGAACAACCCCAGATTGAGCCCGAATTCGTAAGAGCGAATAAACTCCGGTGTCAGGTTGTTGTTGCCAATCTGGTTGTTGATGCCGAAACCCAGCAGGGGAGCGCCCCCGACCGTAATCGGAAACGTCAGGCTGGCGGAGTTGTTGCCGTACGAAGCGGGAACATAAAGCGTATTGAGCAAATAAGGGTCGGCATCGCGTCCCACCCGGGCAATGCTGGCCCGCACTTTGGCGTAAGACAGCACGTCCGAATTCAGCTTAAAGGCATCAGTGGGAACAAAACTGACGGCCGCCGAGGGGTAAAAATAGGTGTTGTTGGCTTTCGGCAGCGTCGATGACTGATCGACCCGGCCCGTCAGCTCCAGAAACAGGTAGTTCTGGTAAGCCAGCGAAAGCTGACCGTAATAACCGGCCAGCCGGCGCATGGTGCTCGACTCGGTGCTGGACGAAAAAACCGATCCGTTGCTGACGTTGTAGAAACCGGGTATGGTCAATTGCTGGCTGACGATCGTGGGGTTCTGCGTTTTACGCTGATTCAGGTTGTTGCCCAGCAAAAGCGTGGCGTTCAATCCTTCCAGAAACAGGTTGTCTTTCTGGGCCGTGATGATCAGGTCGCCGTTCAGCTCCGAACGGAAAAATATATCTTCCCGGATTTCACCCGCCGGTGAGCGGGCGGCTCCGATAGCGGCCACAAATTTCCGCCGGTCGGTGTAGGTGTCGGCCGTTGCCCGGTACGAAATGTTCAGCCATTTGGTGACGTCGTAGCCAATCTGGATGTTGCCGAAAACCCGGTCGACCTGGCCCTGCAACGTTTCGTTGTAAGCGCTCCACAAGGGGTGGTTTTGGGTTAAGCTGTAATAAATGCTGTTTCCCTGCTCGTCAGCGTACGGACGACCCACCAGATCATAACTGCGCGGAATACGGGTAAGCTGCCCGAAGGCGCTACCGCCATTTCCACCCGGAACGCCCCGCTGAACGGTCTGCACGTAGGTTACCGTACCGTTAACTTTGATCCCGTTATTCAACCGCGATTCCCCGCCGACCTGCACGTTGGTCCGGTTGAATCTCGTATTTGGGATAACCCCTTGCTGCGCGGTATTACCCACGGCCAGAATGAAGTTCCGGCGTTCGTCGCCCGACGCAATGTTAAACGAGTTTTGCAGGATGCTTCCCTGACGGTAAAAATCCCGGACGTTGTTGGGATACGCCTGATAGGGAACGGTTTCGCCCTGGGTGTTTACCACCTGCGTGATCGGACCGCCAAAACGGGGTCCCCAGGAGTTGGCCGTGTTGTTGACGTAGTTGTTCTGCGTACCCTGGCCGTACTCATTTTGCAGATTCGCCAGACCGTAAACATTCTGGACGTTAAACGAAGAGTTCACCGTAACCTCCGTCTTGCCCTTCATGTTCCGGCCCGTTTTGGTGGTGATGACAATGGCCCCCGCCGACGCCCGCGAACCGTACAGCACCGCAGCCGCCGGGCCTTTCAGGACGTTGATCGATTCGATGCTTTCGGGGTTGATGTCGGAAAGCCGGTTGGCGGGTTGCGAACCAAACAGGGTATTTTCGGACTGGTTCAGATCGTTGCTGAAAATAATACCGTCGACCACGATCAGCGGCTGGTTGCTCCCGTTGAATGACGTAATACCCCGGATGTTGATGTTCGTGGAAGCGCCCGGCGCACCGCTGGAGGACGTGATGTTTACCCCGGCCAGTTTACCCTGGAGGGCATTCAGCACGTTGGGTTCCGAGCGCTGGGCGATGGCCTCACCCCGCACATCCTGCGTTGAATACCCCAACGAACGCCGGTCCCGTTCGATGCCCTGGGCCGTTACCACCACTTCGGTCAGCTGGCTGGCGTCCGATTTAAGCTGCACATTGATGGTCGTTTGATTCCCCGCTTCGATTTCCTGCGTAGCGGTTCCGATGAAGCTAAAAACCAGCCGGGCGCTGGCTGGTACATTCGTCAGGCTGTAATTTCCCTCGGAATCAGTTGTGGTACCCCGGCTGGTACCTTTCAGTTGGATGCTCACCCCAGGGAGAGCAGAGCCGTCGTCGGCGGAGGTGACCTTACCCGTCACCGTCCGATCCTGGGCCAAGGCGGGCAGGGCAAAAAGCACGCACAGAAGCCAGAATCCAGTTAAACATTTGCTCATGGATAGGTTATTTAAAAGATGAACTAGGACAATTGTCGTAAAAGTACGCCTTGGCGCCTAATAAACAGGCCGTTGAATAAGTTTGGCCGTTCTTTATTTGGTTAGGGTTAGAGCAAACCGTTACCGGCGTTTTCGAAACGAATCCAGAAGCCGGCTTGTAAACGGAAAAGCGCTGCCCTAGAGAATAAAAAGGGCCTTCTGAATAAAAATGGAAGGTTTTCTGAGCTTTTTTGCTGGATGAATTTACGACGGGTCTTCAGTCTTCCCGCATGGAATGATCAGCACCTCGTCAAGAAGAAGAGCCTCAATTTGCAACGGCACGTTAGCCAAGGAGAGATCCTCAACAGAAGCAGGCAAACGCGTCGGACAAAGTGATTTTTGGGAAAAGTAGGGCAGCTGTGCTGGGATAAAGAAAGCAGCAAGGTGTTGTTACACTCATAGAAATAGGAAGGAAATAGGCGTCTTACCGTATATTTGTTTAGGATATTCGTAAAAATGCTTCTAAATTTTTTTTGCCGATTGCCGTTTACCTGCGTTTTTTGATAACCCGTAGAAATCACGCAAGAGAATCTTATGAAAACTGCTACAAGATCAGCGCTTTCCTTCTTCAGTATTGTTTCCCTGACGTTCGGTTCGGTGCAGGCGCAGTCATCGCTGAAGCCTCAACTCACCAAGCTGGCAGACGGTGTCGAGAAGAAGGTTGTCACCTGGCGACGCGAAATTCACCAGAATCCGGAGTTGGGAAACCGCGAATTCCAGACCTCCGCCAAGGTAGCCGCCCACCTTCACGCCCTGGGTATGGAAGTCAAGACCAACGTAGCCAAAACCGGCGTTGTAGGGATTTTGAAGGGGGGCAAACCCGGGCCGGTGGTTGCGTTGCGGGCCGATATGGACGGTTTGCCAGTTACCGAACGCGGTGATCTGCCCTTCAAGTCGACGGCAACGACGGAATACAATGGCCAGAAAACGGGCGTGATGCATGCCTGCGGACACGATTCGCACGTCGCCATTATGATGGGGGTGGCCGAAGTGCTGGCCAGCGTGAAGAACGACCTGAAAGGAACCGTTAAATTTATTTTCCAGCCCGCCGAGGAGGGCGCTCCGGCGGGTGAAGAAGGGGGGGCGCAACTGATGGTGAAGGAAGGTGTGCTGGAAAACCCGAAAGTTGACGCCATTTTTGGCCTGCATATCAATTCGCAAACCGAAGTCGGAACGATCAAATACCGTCCGGGAGCAACCATGGCGGCCGTTGATTTCTATAGCATAAAGGTCAAAGGCAAGCAAACCCACGGAGCGGCTCCGTGGTCGGGGGTCGATCCGATTGTTACCTCATCACAGATTGTAATGGGACTGCAAACCATCGTCAGCCGGAACCTGCCCATCACAGAATACCCGGCCGTGGTAACGGTAGGAGCCGTGCACGGCGGGATTCGGCAAAACATCATTCCGGAAGAAGTAAACATGATCGGG
This Larkinella insperata DNA region includes the following protein-coding sequences:
- a CDS encoding SusC/RagA family TonB-linked outer membrane protein translates to MSKCLTGFWLLCVLFALPALAQDRTVTGKVTSADDGSALPGVSIQLKGTSRGTTTDSEGNYSLTNVPASARLVFSFIGTATQEIEAGNQTTINVQLKSDASQLTEVVVTAQGIERDRRSLGYSTQDVRGEAIAQRSEPNVLNALQGKLAGVNITSSSGAPGASTNINIRGITSFNGSNQPLIVVDGIIFSNDLNQSENTLFGSQPANRLSDINPESIESINVLKGPAAAVLYGSRASAGAIVITTKTGRNMKGKTEVTVNSSFNVQNVYGLANLQNEYGQGTQNNYVNNTANSWGPRFGGPITQVVNTQGETVPYQAYPNNVRDFYRQGSILQNSFNIASGDERRNFILAVGNTAQQGVIPNTRFNRTNVQVGGESRLNNGIKVNGTVTYVQTVQRGVPGGNGGSAFGQLTRIPRSYDLVGRPYADEQGNSIYYSLTQNHPLWSAYNETLQGQVDRVFGNIQIGYDVTKWLNISYRATADTYTDRRKFVAAIGAARSPAGEIREDIFFRSELNGDLIITAQKDNLFLEGLNATLLLGNNLNQRKTQNPTIVSQQLTIPGFYNVSNGSVFSSSTESSTMRRLAGYYGQLSLAYQNYLFLELTGRVDQSSTLPKANNTYFYPSAAVSFVPTDAFKLNSDVLSYAKVRASIARVGRDADPYLLNTLYVPASYGNNSASLTFPITVGGAPLLGFGINNQIGNNNLTPEFIRSYEFGLNLGLFRNRASIDFAYFDSRSTNQIFNASVSNSSGYDTRTVNVGSMRNRGIELVLNTTPVRLANGFKWDLVLNFTRIRNKVEEIAPGVTQSPITGDAFIGINPSIVLGQPYGVIVGTANARSPQGEYLINPNTGLFVPGIAGQVIANPNPNWTAGLTNTFGYKGLSLSVLVDTRQGGQLYSFGAIDLRGQGHLEVTGIDRDQPRVLPGVIEVTNTDGSKSYVPNNIQVSAQTYWANLGGLASEAAVFDATVYRLREVALTYSLPTRLIGKTPFGGISVGISGRNLYYFAPNYYMDPEVNTQGAGNIQGLDLNGAPNTRNYGVNLRFTF
- a CDS encoding amidohydrolase, with product MKTATRSALSFFSIVSLTFGSVQAQSSLKPQLTKLADGVEKKVVTWRREIHQNPELGNREFQTSAKVAAHLHALGMEVKTNVAKTGVVGILKGGKPGPVVALRADMDGLPVTERGDLPFKSTATTEYNGQKTGVMHACGHDSHVAIMMGVAEVLASVKNDLKGTVKFIFQPAEEGAPAGEEGGAQLMVKEGVLENPKVDAIFGLHINSQTEVGTIKYRPGATMAAVDFYSIKVKGKQTHGAAPWSGVDPIVTSSQIVMGLQTIVSRNLPITEYPAVVTVGAVHGGIRQNIIPEEVNMIGTIRSFTPDMQKTIHRRINEIATNVSESAGAKADVKIDVMYPVTYNDPALTDQMVPTLEGVAGKVNVIIRPLDTGAEDFSFFQQKVPGFFFFLGGMPKGQKIENAAPHHTPDFHIDESGFGLGVKALSHLTVDYMDQWKGAGTASAKKK